The following are encoded in a window of Flavobacteriales bacterium genomic DNA:
- a CDS encoding T9SS type A sorting domain-containing protein, with protein MRTSATQRALLVLLATGGILQHLVLAQVTLGTSPYTQNFNGVGSGLPTGWTVRTGATASALGTAASFTNTATQWSSIGSGFSNAASATGSTGAESSAVQAASTNRVPSVRQTGAVGDPGAAWVLQVANTLGKENFQLAFKLQQLHATTTDRTVTWTVDYGFGATPSSFTPAATVPAVLQTTQGVFSNVDVTVNFGSALNNQTGPVWIRVVALTGSTGSGSRPRTAIDDFQLSWTDPVGSNTSVQFASATGSVNESAASVNLPLAITNPSTTNPTSVTIAAAGATGRITTFTTPVNFPANSGSDQPCTVTIANNMLCDGDEDVVFSITGISGGQGTPVVGFQSSSTLTVVDDDLLVAPVATDGTAIGADSFTANWNAVPIATGYELDVSTLPGFGVPGGVLVEWNFPNNPDNAVADGGIAANATRTISTVGANAPTFDVQGATTNAATATGWNSGTGTKWWQVDLSTEGYTGITVSSKQRSSASGPRDFQLEYRIGVLGTWTPVAGGTVLVADNFTSGVLTAVPLPAACDDQPQLFLRWIMTSNTNTGGVGSVTTLGTSRIDDIVVSAAFQPSFVPGYEALPVAGLSQAVTGLDPATTYYYRVRATGGGCDDSGNSNVIAVTTGLSCTADLFFVHNNTTNYQDLVWTIHDQTNDAVVETGGINPGEGSVPLCLPDGCFYLRVTNSGGNTIAGGYRLILKNAVGAYGNARIIDDTDNLVLGPGGDSGISGNEGFCIPLGTDEPIYTSCDRYWWKSGDYLVGSENLTVSAEFGGPNAGNSGYEFWFYDPNGGLSFRKTRVHTVSDGFAPNNAVRACHIKLNNWAAASHLQNGVLYNVRSRGVVAGNPLSEYGPACRVTLDPVLAACPPTGLNDIPGNPNFSCGVDRIWGGPNQLANRIFCRPVAGANLYEWEFTNDPNEPAYSAVLQTTGVQRHLNWNSQDPMQTGRTYNVRVRASKNGGLTWCEWGWACQVTIVPSAAPGNENMALEGDAASDLALWPNPNNGQQVWIALNDVSTATVAIDIFDLRGQRVMAREIATQGGELYTNIDLGGLAAGTYLVTITAGDEQHMRRLVVQP; from the coding sequence ATGCGAACTTCAGCTACCCAACGTGCCCTGCTCGTGCTTCTTGCGACCGGTGGCATACTCCAGCACTTGGTGCTGGCCCAAGTGACCCTGGGCACTTCGCCCTACACCCAGAATTTCAATGGTGTGGGATCCGGCCTTCCCACTGGGTGGACCGTGCGCACCGGTGCTACGGCCTCTGCTTTGGGTACGGCGGCGTCTTTCACCAATACCGCCACCCAATGGAGTTCCATTGGAAGCGGATTCAGCAACGCCGCTTCGGCCACGGGATCGACCGGCGCGGAGAGCAGTGCCGTTCAGGCCGCCTCCACCAACCGGGTGCCCTCGGTGCGGCAGACCGGCGCCGTTGGTGATCCTGGAGCGGCGTGGGTGCTGCAGGTAGCCAACACCTTGGGCAAGGAGAACTTCCAACTCGCGTTCAAACTTCAGCAATTGCACGCGACCACCACGGATCGCACGGTGACCTGGACCGTGGACTATGGCTTCGGTGCGACACCTTCGAGTTTCACCCCGGCGGCCACCGTGCCTGCGGTCCTGCAGACCACGCAAGGCGTGTTCAGCAACGTGGATGTTACCGTCAACTTCGGTTCCGCCTTGAACAACCAAACGGGTCCGGTATGGATCCGCGTGGTGGCTTTGACCGGATCCACTGGATCCGGTAGCAGGCCAAGGACCGCCATCGACGACTTCCAATTGAGTTGGACCGACCCCGTAGGATCGAACACCAGTGTGCAATTCGCTTCGGCCACCGGATCGGTCAACGAGAGCGCCGCCTCGGTCAACCTGCCATTGGCGATCACCAATCCCTCCACGACCAACCCGACGAGTGTGACCATCGCGGCGGCAGGTGCCACAGGCCGCATCACCACCTTCACCACCCCGGTGAACTTCCCCGCCAACAGTGGAAGTGACCAACCGTGCACGGTGACGATCGCGAACAACATGTTGTGCGATGGCGATGAGGACGTGGTATTCTCCATCACGGGCATCTCGGGTGGGCAGGGAACTCCGGTGGTCGGCTTCCAGAGCAGTTCGACGCTTACCGTGGTCGATGATGATCTGTTGGTGGCCCCGGTGGCCACGGATGGCACGGCCATCGGCGCTGACAGCTTCACGGCCAACTGGAACGCGGTGCCCATCGCCACGGGCTATGAACTGGACGTGAGCACCCTGCCGGGCTTCGGTGTTCCAGGTGGTGTTCTGGTGGAATGGAACTTCCCGAACAACCCCGATAACGCGGTCGCCGACGGAGGGATCGCGGCCAACGCCACGCGCACCATCAGCACTGTGGGCGCCAACGCACCGACCTTCGATGTCCAGGGGGCGACCACCAATGCCGCCACGGCCACCGGCTGGAATAGTGGAACGGGAACCAAGTGGTGGCAGGTGGACCTCTCCACGGAAGGCTACACCGGTATCACGGTCTCCTCCAAACAGCGGAGTTCAGCCTCCGGCCCCCGCGACTTCCAGTTGGAGTACCGCATCGGTGTGTTGGGGACTTGGACACCGGTAGCTGGAGGCACGGTGCTGGTGGCCGACAATTTCACCTCCGGTGTGCTCACAGCTGTGCCACTTCCGGCCGCATGTGATGACCAGCCGCAGTTGTTCCTGCGCTGGATCATGACCTCCAACACCAACACGGGGGGCGTAGGGAGCGTTACCACCTTGGGTACCAGCCGCATCGATGATATCGTGGTGTCGGCCGCCTTCCAACCGAGCTTCGTGCCAGGCTATGAAGCGCTGCCTGTGGCGGGGCTTTCGCAAGCAGTCACCGGCTTGGATCCCGCCACCACCTATTACTACCGCGTGCGAGCCACCGGAGGCGGTTGTGATGATAGCGGCAACAGCAACGTCATCGCCGTCACCACGGGCTTGAGCTGCACCGCCGACCTCTTCTTCGTGCACAACAACACCACCAACTACCAGGATCTGGTGTGGACGATCCATGACCAGACCAACGATGCGGTGGTGGAGACCGGCGGCATCAACCCCGGCGAGGGTAGCGTGCCCCTGTGCCTGCCCGACGGCTGCTTCTACCTGCGCGTGACCAACAGCGGTGGCAACACCATCGCCGGTGGCTACCGGCTGATCCTGAAGAACGCCGTGGGCGCCTATGGCAATGCCCGCATCATCGACGATACGGACAACCTGGTGCTGGGCCCCGGTGGCGACAGCGGCATCAGCGGCAACGAGGGCTTCTGCATTCCGCTGGGCACCGATGAGCCCATTTACACCAGCTGCGACCGCTACTGGTGGAAGAGCGGCGACTACCTGGTGGGCAGCGAGAACCTGACGGTGAGCGCCGAGTTCGGTGGGCCCAATGCCGGTAACAGCGGCTACGAGTTCTGGTTCTACGATCCCAACGGCGGCCTCAGCTTCCGCAAGACGCGTGTACACACCGTGAGCGATGGCTTCGCCCCCAACAACGCGGTGCGCGCCTGCCACATCAAGCTCAACAACTGGGCGGCCGCCAGCCACCTGCAGAACGGGGTGCTCTACAACGTGCGCTCGCGCGGCGTGGTGGCCGGCAACCCGCTCAGCGAGTACGGCCCCGCCTGCCGCGTGACGCTCGATCCGGTGCTGGCCGCCTGCCCGCCCACGGGCTTGAACGACATTCCTGGCAACCCCAACTTCAGCTGCGGCGTGGACCGCATCTGGGGCGGGCCCAACCAATTGGCCAACCGCATCTTCTGCCGCCCGGTGGCCGGTGCCAACCTGTATGAGTGGGAGTTCACCAACGACCCCAACGAACCGGCCTATAGCGCCGTGCTCCAGACCACGGGCGTGCAGCGGCACCTGAACTGGAACAGCCAGGATCCCATGCAGACCGGCCGCACTTACAACGTGCGCGTGCGGGCCAGCAAGAACGGCGGCCTCACGTGGTGCGAGTGGGGCTGGGCCTGCCAGGTGACCATCGTGCCCAGCGCGGCGCCGGGCAATGAGAACATGGCCCTGGAAGGCGATGCCGCCAGCGACCTGGCCCTCTGGCCCAACCCCAACAACGGCCAGCAGGTGTGGATCGCGTTGAATGATGTGTCCACCGCCACCGTGGCGATCGACATCTTCGATCTGCGCGGCCAGCGCGTGATGGCACGCGAGATCGCCACGCAGGGCGGAGAGCTCTACACCAACATCGACCTCGGTGGCCTGGCGGCCGGCACCTACCTGGTGACCATCACCGCCGGTGACGAGCAGCACATGCGCCGCCTGGTGGTGCAGCCGTAG
- a CDS encoding tetratricopeptide repeat protein codes for MLPVVRIALLWGPLLASLLVHAQPGTIDSLTRAYRGALLDTSALSTLNALNEALHKEGRCEETRVLAEEQIELAGRLAAVKGRPDRVARAADGYRASAHRLRGLCAMEAGDHRTALAELESALAIHRATGDQKGEAMALWYLGTVHLKNGDLDVALDYNLLALRARESLGDVLGLARSYNNIGYIHHEQGDHRKALEAHMKALELRRESGDKQALASSYNNLGMVHLALGEDRQAVEHYRMAHELAQELGDPMGTVRFHNNLGDIHERWGDHAKALEHYFQALATAEEIGDALSIGTVHLNIGNTLMTRGEVEEALVHFGRAMGPLERLGDRSRIALCLSAIGAANTARGLYDQALQDHLRALEIQREIGDKPRMARSLLRLGELHRTQRRHREALDLYRQGLRVNEEMADALLEADLRQGMGEVLETLGDASGARTAFEHALRSAGSAGYKKGIVAAHGALAAHHGRRGVFQQAYEHHVLFSAFKDSLFNEESDRRITDLKARYETAVKDQELRLKDSELELLDQERALQEARIGRQHATVRYLIAGFVLIVVFAIVVLRLAAQKRRAAFERRLLETEQKALRAQMNPHFIFNVLNSIQYYAGRNDMVAVETYLNKFTKLIRAILEQSRTPFIPLSQELEMLRLYLDLERMRFEDKFEHVIEVDPKIDTGRVHIPGMLVQPIVENAIKHGIRHKKGEALVKVSFLHEGDKLVCSVADNGVGRDAARRMNGDGRENGNGHQPVATAIIGERMDALGTLHGIQLACVTEDLTDAEGRPTGTRVTVEVPIHT; via the coding sequence ATGCTCCCCGTTGTGCGCATCGCTTTGCTCTGGGGTCCGTTGCTGGCATCGCTGCTGGTCCACGCCCAACCCGGCACCATCGACTCCCTCACCCGCGCCTATCGCGGTGCGTTGCTGGATACCTCGGCGCTGTCCACCCTCAATGCGCTGAATGAGGCCCTGCACAAGGAGGGGCGTTGCGAGGAGACGCGTGTGCTGGCCGAGGAGCAGATCGAACTGGCCGGGCGCTTGGCGGCCGTGAAAGGCAGGCCGGATCGTGTGGCGCGTGCAGCGGACGGATATCGCGCTTCAGCCCACCGCCTTCGCGGTCTATGCGCCATGGAGGCAGGCGACCACCGCACCGCATTGGCGGAACTTGAAAGTGCCCTCGCCATTCATCGCGCCACCGGTGACCAGAAGGGCGAGGCCATGGCCCTGTGGTACCTGGGCACCGTGCATCTCAAGAACGGCGATCTGGACGTGGCACTGGACTACAACCTGCTGGCATTGCGTGCCCGCGAGTCGCTTGGTGATGTGCTGGGACTGGCCCGTTCCTACAACAATATCGGTTACATACACCACGAGCAGGGCGACCACCGAAAGGCCTTGGAGGCCCATATGAAGGCGCTGGAGTTGCGGCGCGAGAGCGGCGACAAACAGGCGCTGGCCAGTTCCTACAACAACCTGGGCATGGTCCACCTCGCTTTGGGTGAGGACCGGCAGGCGGTGGAGCACTACCGCATGGCGCACGAGCTGGCCCAGGAACTGGGCGACCCCATGGGCACCGTGCGCTTCCACAACAATCTGGGCGACATCCACGAACGGTGGGGCGACCATGCGAAGGCGTTGGAACATTACTTCCAAGCCCTCGCCACCGCGGAGGAGATCGGCGACGCGCTATCCATCGGCACCGTGCACCTCAACATCGGGAACACGCTGATGACGCGGGGCGAAGTGGAGGAGGCGCTGGTCCATTTCGGTCGTGCGATGGGGCCCTTGGAACGGCTTGGCGATCGATCGCGCATCGCGCTTTGCCTGAGCGCCATCGGCGCCGCCAACACCGCCCGCGGCCTTTACGACCAGGCCCTGCAGGACCACTTGCGCGCCCTGGAGATCCAGCGGGAGATCGGCGACAAGCCACGCATGGCCCGTTCACTGCTGCGCCTCGGCGAGTTGCATCGCACCCAGCGGCGCCACCGGGAAGCGCTCGATCTCTACCGGCAGGGGCTGCGTGTGAACGAGGAGATGGCTGATGCCCTGCTGGAGGCGGACCTGCGCCAGGGCATGGGCGAGGTGCTCGAGACCCTGGGCGATGCCAGCGGAGCGCGGACCGCTTTTGAGCACGCCTTGCGCAGCGCCGGCAGTGCCGGATACAAGAAAGGCATCGTGGCGGCCCATGGGGCGCTGGCCGCCCATCACGGCCGCCGTGGCGTCTTCCAGCAGGCCTACGAGCACCATGTTCTTTTTTCCGCCTTCAAGGATTCGCTCTTCAACGAGGAGAGCGACCGCCGCATCACGGACCTCAAGGCACGCTACGAGACCGCGGTGAAGGACCAGGAACTGCGGCTGAAGGACAGCGAGCTGGAACTCTTGGACCAGGAGCGGGCCCTTCAGGAGGCGCGCATTGGCAGGCAACACGCCACGGTGCGCTACCTCATCGCGGGGTTCGTGCTCATCGTGGTCTTCGCCATCGTGGTGTTGCGGTTGGCGGCACAGAAAAGACGGGCGGCCTTCGAGCGGCGATTGCTCGAGACCGAGCAGAAAGCCCTGCGCGCCCAGATGAACCCGCATTTCATCTTCAACGTGCTCAACAGCATCCAGTACTACGCCGGGCGCAACGACATGGTGGCCGTGGAGACCTACCTCAACAAGTTCACCAAGCTCATCCGCGCGATCCTGGAGCAGTCGCGCACACCCTTCATCCCGCTGAGCCAGGAACTGGAGATGCTGCGCCTCTACCTCGACCTGGAACGCATGCGTTTCGAGGACAAGTTCGAGCATGTCATCGAGGTGGATCCGAAGATCGACACAGGGCGCGTCCACATCCCCGGCATGCTGGTGCAACCCATCGTGGAGAACGCCATCAAGCACGGCATTCGACACAAGAAGGGCGAGGCGCTGGTGAAGGTGAGCTTCCTGCACGAAGGCGACAAGCTCGTCTGCTCGGTGGCCGACAACGGGGTGGGGCGCGATGCCGCGCGGCGGATGAACGGTGATGGCAGGGAGAACGGCAATGGCCATCAGCCCGTGGCCACCGCGATCATCGGTGAGCGCATGGACGCGTTGGGCACTCTGCACGGCATACAACTCGCCTGCGTGACGGAGGACCTCACCGATGCGGAAGGTCGCCCCACCGGAACACGGGTCACCGTGGAGGTGCCCATCCATACCTGA
- a CDS encoding response regulator transcription factor: MTPIESNTAPGTTATRSLDAIIIDDEAKAIAVLRRLIDRACPQVKVLAEAEDVEDGVTAIRTMRPQLVFLDVDLSGATGFDLLERLEDRRFHVILVTAHPEYAVKAFRYSVTDYLLKPVDDEELRRAVAKVAELVERDAKQRPDADRPLRHTLRIPSTEGAVFVRMEDIMRLEAEGAYTHIHVAGKRHFSSYNLKQFEEHLDPAWFMRVHRSHVVNLRMVRSVQDRDGLKLELVDGTQVPVSRRQKADLLNLIG, encoded by the coding sequence ATGACGCCCATCGAAAGCAATACCGCGCCGGGAACGACGGCCACCCGAAGCCTGGACGCGATCATCATCGACGATGAGGCCAAGGCCATCGCGGTGCTGCGTCGTCTGATCGACCGGGCTTGCCCGCAAGTGAAGGTCCTGGCGGAAGCCGAGGATGTGGAGGATGGCGTCACCGCCATCAGGACCATGCGTCCGCAACTGGTCTTCCTGGATGTGGACCTGAGTGGCGCCACGGGCTTCGACCTGCTGGAGCGGCTGGAGGACCGCAGGTTCCACGTGATCCTGGTGACGGCCCACCCGGAATACGCGGTGAAGGCCTTCCGCTACTCCGTGACCGACTACCTGCTGAAACCCGTGGACGACGAGGAACTGCGCCGGGCGGTGGCCAAGGTGGCGGAATTGGTGGAACGCGACGCCAAGCAGCGTCCCGATGCGGACAGGCCGTTGCGACATACGCTGCGCATACCCAGCACCGAGGGCGCCGTGTTCGTGCGCATGGAGGACATCATGCGGCTGGAGGCCGAGGGTGCCTACACCCACATCCATGTGGCGGGCAAGCGGCACTTCTCGTCATACAACTTGAAACAGTTCGAGGAACACTTGGACCCCGCCTGGTTCATGCGTGTGCACCGTTCGCATGTGGTGAACTTGCGCATGGTGCGTTCCGTGCAGGACCGCGATGGGCTCAAACTCGAGCTGGTGGACGGCACCCAGGTGCCTGTATCACGGCGGCAAAAGGCCGATCTGTTGAACCTCATAGGCTGA